The following coding sequences lie in one Melopsittacus undulatus isolate bMelUnd1 chromosome 9, bMelUnd1.mat.Z, whole genome shotgun sequence genomic window:
- the DAG1 gene encoding dystroglycan 1 → MTVGCLLQPPFLGRTWLPVLLLAASAHCHWPSEPAEVVRDWENQLEASMHSVLSDLRETVPAVVGIPDSSAVVGRFFRVSIPTDLIASNGEIVQISEAGKDSLPSWLHWNVESSSLEGLPLDTDKGVHYISVTTLQPFPNGSYVPQTANVFSVEVHQEDHNEPQSVRAAIQDTTDAAPFVCGSEEPVTILTVILDADLTKMTPKQRIELLSRMRSFSEVELHNMKLVPVVNNRLFDMSAFMAGPGNAKKVVENGALLSWKLGCSLSQNSVPNISKVEAPAKEGTMSARLGYPVVGWHIANKKPHLPKRMRRQINATPTPLTAIGPPTTAAQEPPTRIVPTPTSPAIAPPTETTAPPVREPIPLPRKPTVTIRTRGPIVQTPTLGPIQPTRVTEGTGTATVPIRPTMPGYVEPTAVITPPTTTTKKPRVSTLKPATPSTTDSSTTMTRRPTRRPKTPRPTKPPSTTRSPISKLTTASPPTRIRTTASGIPRPWEPNEPPKLTNHIDRVDAWEGTYFEVKIPSDTFYDKEDTTTDKLQLTLKLKEQQMIEENSWVQFNSTSQLMYGMPDHNHIGKHEYFMYATDKGGLFAVDAFEIHVHKRPHGDKSPVKFKARLEGDHNAVVNDINKKIMLVKKLALAFGDRNSSTITVQDIAKGSIVVEWTNNTLPLEPCPREQIRTLSKKIADDSGRPSPAFSNVLQPEFKPLNVSVVGSGSCRHIQFIPVTKDGKVISEATPTVAAGKDPEKSSEDDVYLHTVIPAVVVAAILLVAGIIAMICYRKKRKGKLTIEDQATFIKKGVPIIFADELDDSKPPPSSSMPLILQEEKAPLPPPEYPNQSMPETTPLNQDTIGEYTPLRDEDPNAPPYQPPPPFTAPMEGKGSRPKNMTPYRSPPPYVPP, encoded by the exons CCTGCAGCCCCCTTTCCTGGGGAGGACTtggctccctgtgctgctgctggcggcCTCTGCTCACTGCCACTGGCCCAGCGAGCCTGCAGAAGTGGTTCGGGACTGGGAAAACCAGCTGGAGGCCTCCATGCACTCCGTGCTCTCGGACCTGCGGGAGACTGTGCCGGCGGTGGTGGGCATACCAGACAGCTCTGCCGTGGTGGGACGCTTCTTCAGAGTCTCCATTCCCACAGACTTAATTGCTTCCAATGGAGAAATTGTCCAG ATCTCCGAAGCTGGGAAGGACTCCTTGCCTTCCTGGTTACACTGGAACGTGGAGAGCAGCTCCCTGGAAGGGCTGCCCCTTGACACGGACAAGGGCGTCCATTACATCTCGGTGACCACACTGCAGCCGTTCCCCAATGGAAGCTACGTGCCACAGACTGCAAACGTCTTCTCTGTTGAGGTCCACCAAGAAGACCACAATGAGCCTCAGTCAGTGCGAGCGGCCATCCAAGACACGACTGATGCAGCACCCTTTGTGTGTGGCTCGGAAGAGCCGGTCACCATCCTAACTGTCATTTTGGATGCCGACCTAACAAAAATGACACCAAAGCAGAGGATTGAACTCTTAAGCAGAATGAGAAGCTTCTCAGAGGTAGAACTTCATAACATGAAGTTGGTTCCTGTTGTAAATAACAGACTTTTTGACATGTCGGCTTTCATGGCTGGACCAGGAAATGCAAAGAAGGTGGTGGAAAATGGGGCCTTACTCTCGTGGAAATTGGGATGTTCTCTGAGCCAAAACAGCGTCCCCAACATCAGCAAGGTTGAGGCTCCAGCTAAGGAAGGAACCATGTCTGCCCGCCTGGGCTACCCTGTTGTTGGCTGGCACATTGCTAACAAGAAGCCTCACCTCCCAAAGAGGATGCGGCGGCAGATCAATGCCACCCCTACGCCTCTGACTGCCATCGGGCCACCCACCACTGCAGCACAAGAGCCACCGACCAGGATTGTCCCCACCCCAACATCACCTGCCATTGCACCTCCAACAGAGACAACGGCACCCCCAGTGCGGGAGCCCATACCACTGCCGAGGAAGCCTACAGTCACCATCAGAACGAGAGGCCCCATTGTCCAGACACCCACTCTGGGACCCATCCAGCCAACCAGGGTAACAGaaggcactggcacagccaCTGTGCCAATTCGCCCCACAATGCCAGGGTACGTAGAGCCCACGGCGGTGATCACACCACCCACAACCACCACCAAGAAACCGAGAGTCTCCACTCTGAAGCCAGCCACACCATCCACCACGGATTCCTCCACAACGATGACACGAAGGCCTACTCGGAGACCCAAAACGCCCCGTCCAACAAagccccccagcaccaccagatCCCCCATCTCCAAGCTGACAACGGCCTCACCACCAACCCGCATACGCACCACAGCTAGTGGGATCCCCCGGCCCTGGGAGCCAAATGAGCCACCCAAGCTGACGAACCACATTGACAGAGTTGATGCTTGGGAAGGTACTTACTTCGAGGTTAAAATACCATCGGATACCTTCTATGACAAGGAGGATACCACCACTGATAAACTGCAGCTGACCTTGAagctgaaggagcagcagatgATAGAGGAGAACTCGTGGGTGCAGTTCAACAGCACCAGCCAGCTCATGTACGGCATGCCCGACCACAACCACATAGGGAAGCACGAGTACTTCATGTATGCGACTGACAAAGGTGGGCTTTTTGCAGTGGATGCTTTTGAAATCCATGTCCACAAACGCCCGCATGGGGACAAGTCTCCGGTgaagttcaaggccaggctggaaggggacCACAATGCTGTGGTAAATGACATCAATAAGAAGATCATGCTGGTAAAGAAGCTGGCTCTGGCATTCGGTGACAGGAACAGCAGCACCATCACAGTGCAGGACATTGCCAAAGGCTCCATTGTAGTGGAGTGGACGAACAACACACTGCCCCTGGAGCCCTGCCCACGGGAGCAGATCCGGACTTTGAGCAAGAAGATTGCGGATGACTCCGGCAGGCCGAGCCCAGCGTTCTCCAACGTCCTGCAGCCTGAGTTCAAGCCTCTGAACGTGTCGGTGGTGGGCTCCGGCAGCTGCAGGCACATCCAGTTCATCCCCGTGACAAAGGATGGAAAGGTGATCTCGGAGGCGACGCCGACGGTGGCGGCAGGCAAAGACCCCGAGAAGAGCAGCGAGGACGATGTGTACCTGCACACTGTCATCCCTGCCGTGGTGGTGGCCGCCATCCTCCTTGTGGCCGGTATCATTGCTATGATTTGCTACCgcaagaagaggaaaggaaagctgaCCATTGAAGACCAGGCCACCTTCATCAAGAAAGGCGTGCCCATCATCTTTGCAGATGAGCTGGATGACTCCAAGCCCCCACCATCCTCCAGCATGCCACTCATCCTCCAGGAGGAGAAagccccactgccccccccAGAGTACCCCAACCAGAGCATGCCAGAGACCACGCCGCTTAACCAGGACACCATCGGGGAGTACACACCGCTGCGGGACGAGGACCCCAATGCACCGCCCTACCAGCCTCCCCCACCCTTCACCGCACCCATGGAGGGCAAAGGCTCCCGTCCGAAGAACATGACCCCGTACAGGTCCCCGCCGCCCTACGTGCCCCCTTAA
- the NICN1 gene encoding nicolin-1 codes for MSGAAGPGPPVGPGRSPLPCAPRPAAALQLSGGTEPARPGVTVIDLRFPRGAAADVQEIVFKNFYTAFLSVRVQRPGPSGSRRWVTSLRDLCLMPCPHTEQGAQDYFSLHRNQMLCDMDQVTAVRFILRQPSPVWLQFSIEELQIFPPGQKSPQKDFPSWLSQLTPPEQPASLHGELPDPEKVSTEVQQMWVLTEVIRTRQAAARIGRFDVDGCYDVNLLSYT; via the exons ATGTCcggagcggcggggccggggccgccgGTGGGGCCGGGCCGCTCCCCGCTGCCCTGCGCaccccgccccgccgccgcgcTCCAGCTGAGCGGGGGCACCGAGCCCGCCCGGCCCGGGGTCACCGTCATCGACCTCCGCTTCCCCCGCGGGGCCGCCGCCGAT GTACAGGAGATCGTCTTCAAGAACTTCTACACGGCGTTCCTGAGCGTGCGGGTGCAGCGGCCCGGGCCCAGCGGCTCCCGGCGCTGGGTGACCTCCCTGCGGGACCTGTGCCTCATGCCCTGCCCGCACACCGAGCAGGGCGCTCAGGACTACTTCTCCCTCCACCGCAACCAG ATGCTGTGTGACATGGACCAGGTGACAGCAGTACGGTTCATCCTGCGGCAGCCCTCCCCAGTCTGGCTCCAGTTCAGCATCGAGGAGCTGCAGATTTTCCCCCCTGGACAGAAG AGCCCCCAGAAGGATTTCCCCTCTTGGCTCTCCCAGCTGACCCCTCCAGAGCAGCCAGCCAGCCTGCATGGG GAGCTACCCGACCCGGAGAAGGTGTCAACAGAGGTCCAGCAAATGTGGGTGCTGACAGAGGTGATCCGCACTCGCCAGGCAGCCGCCCGCATCGGGCGCTTCGAC GTGGATGGCTGCTACGATGTCAACCTGCTTTCCTACACGTGA
- the AMT gene encoding aminomethyltransferase, mitochondrial isoform X3 codes for MLRTGCRAAVSRRPPQGSAPRRGAGEAAAAGEGLKRTPLDALHRSRGGRMVPFAGWSLPLHYEQGHLQSHLHTRSRCSLFDVSHMLQVPLGRQGWGPRGAPTRPHVPPGPFQTRVYGQDRIRFMESLVVGDIAELKPGQGTLTLLTNERGGIMDDLIVTNTLEDHLYVVSNASCADKDLAIMRGRAAELQATGSDIHVEVLDNALLALQGPSMARVLQTGLSDDLAKLSFMNSITTTVFGVPGCRVTRCGYTGEDGVEISVPAGRAVELAEQLLGVPEVWPAGLAARDSLRLEAGLCLYGNDIDETTTPAEAGLMWTLGKRRRMAMDFPGAAIIMAQVKEKPKRKRVGLTSVGPPIRPHMAILSSEGTPVGTVTSGCPSPSLGKNIAMGYVEAAHSRAGTTLTVEVRKKQHPALVTKMPFVPTQYYMAK; via the exons ATGCTGCGGACGGGCTGCCGCGCCGCCGTGTCCCGGCGGCCCCCGCAGGGCTCCGCTCCTCGCCGCGGGGccggggaggcggcggcggcgggggaaGGTCTGAAGCGGACGCCGCTGGACGCGCTGCACCGGTCCCGAGGCGGGCGGATGGTGCCGTTCGCCGGCTGGAGCCTTCCGCTGCACTACGAGCAAGGCCACCTCCAGTCCCACCTGCACACCCGCAGCAGATGCTCGCTCTTCGATGTCTCACACATGCTGCAGGTACCCTTGGGGCGACAGGGCTGGGGACCGCGGGGGGCACCCACACGGCCTCATGTCCCTCCCGGCCCGTTCCAGACTCGTGTGTACGGCCAGGACCGCATCAGGTTCATGGAGAGTTTGGTGGTGGGGGACATCGCTGAGCTGAAGCCAGGACAG GGCACCCTAACACTGCTCACCAATGAGAGAGGTGGCATCATGGATGACCTCATCGTCACCAACACACTGGAAGATCACCTCTACGTGGTGTCCAATGCCAGCTGCGCTGACAAGGACTTGGCCATCATGAGG ggcagagcagcagagttGCAAGCCACCGGCAGTGACATTCACGTGGAGGTGTTGGACAACgctctgctggctctgcaaG GTCCCTCCATGGCACGGGTGCTGCAGACAGGGCTGTCAGATGACCTAGCCAAGCTCTCCTTCATGAATAGCATCACCACAACGGTCTTTGGCGTGCCAGGCTGCCGGGTCACACGCTGCGGCTACACTGGCGAGGATGGCGTGGAG ATCTCAGTGCCCGCAGGGCGGGCAGTGGAACTGGCTGAGCAGCTGCTGGGTGTCCCGGAGGTGTGGccggcagggctggcagccagGGACAGCCTGCGCCTGgaggctgggctctgcctctATGGGAATGACATCGATGAGACCACCACACCTGCTGAGGCTGGGCTGATGTGGACCTTGG GGAAGCGCCGGCGCATGGCCATGGACTTCCCTGGCGCGGCAATCATCATGGCACAAGTGAAAGAGAAGCCAAAGCGCAAGCGCGTGGGGCTGACGTCGGTGGGACCCCCCATACGGCCCCACATGGCCATCCTGAGCTCCGAGGGCACTCCTGTGG GCACCGTGACCAGCGGCTGCCCCTCACCCTCCCTGGGCAAGAACATCGCCATGGGCTATGTGGAGGCAGCGCACAGCCGGGCTGGCACCACACTCACCGTTGAGGTGCGGAAGAAGCAGCACCCGGCCCTTGTCACCAAGA
- the AMT gene encoding aminomethyltransferase, mitochondrial isoform X1, whose protein sequence is MLRTGCRAAVSRRPPQGSAPRRGAGEAAAAGEGLKRTPLDALHRSRGGRMVPFAGWSLPLHYEQGHLQSHLHTRSRCSLFDVSHMLQVPLGRQGWGPRGAPTRPHVPPGPFQTRVYGQDRIRFMESLVVGDIAELKPGQGTLTLLTNERGGIMDDLIVTNTLEDHLYVVSNASCADKDLAIMRVHGCLNPVGGGKHGGNESSHLLGISVAACTEVAMPTHGVGPHGSSSLSPWQGRAAELQATGSDIHVEVLDNALLALQGPSMARVLQTGLSDDLAKLSFMNSITTTVFGVPGCRVTRCGYTGEDGVEISVPAGRAVELAEQLLGVPEVWPAGLAARDSLRLEAGLCLYGNDIDETTTPAEAGLMWTLGKRRRMAMDFPGAAIIMAQVKEKPKRKRVGLTSVGPPIRPHMAILSSEGTPVGTVTSGCPSPSLGKNIAMGYVEAAHSRAGTTLTVEVRKKQHPALVTKMPFVPTQYYMAK, encoded by the exons ATGCTGCGGACGGGCTGCCGCGCCGCCGTGTCCCGGCGGCCCCCGCAGGGCTCCGCTCCTCGCCGCGGGGccggggaggcggcggcggcgggggaaGGTCTGAAGCGGACGCCGCTGGACGCGCTGCACCGGTCCCGAGGCGGGCGGATGGTGCCGTTCGCCGGCTGGAGCCTTCCGCTGCACTACGAGCAAGGCCACCTCCAGTCCCACCTGCACACCCGCAGCAGATGCTCGCTCTTCGATGTCTCACACATGCTGCAGGTACCCTTGGGGCGACAGGGCTGGGGACCGCGGGGGGCACCCACACGGCCTCATGTCCCTCCCGGCCCGTTCCAGACTCGTGTGTACGGCCAGGACCGCATCAGGTTCATGGAGAGTTTGGTGGTGGGGGACATCGCTGAGCTGAAGCCAGGACAG GGCACCCTAACACTGCTCACCAATGAGAGAGGTGGCATCATGGATGACCTCATCGTCACCAACACACTGGAAGATCACCTCTACGTGGTGTCCAATGCCAGCTGCGCTGACAAGGACTTGGCCATCATGAGGGTACATGGCTGCCTGAACCCTGTGGGAGGGGGGAAGCACGGTGGGAATGAGTCCTCCCACCTCTTGGGGATATCTGTGGCTGCATGCACAGAGGTGGCTATGCCCACACATGGGGTTGGCCCCCATGGCAGCAGTTCACTGTCACCCtggcagggcagagcagcagagttGCAAGCCACCGGCAGTGACATTCACGTGGAGGTGTTGGACAACgctctgctggctctgcaaG GTCCCTCCATGGCACGGGTGCTGCAGACAGGGCTGTCAGATGACCTAGCCAAGCTCTCCTTCATGAATAGCATCACCACAACGGTCTTTGGCGTGCCAGGCTGCCGGGTCACACGCTGCGGCTACACTGGCGAGGATGGCGTGGAG ATCTCAGTGCCCGCAGGGCGGGCAGTGGAACTGGCTGAGCAGCTGCTGGGTGTCCCGGAGGTGTGGccggcagggctggcagccagGGACAGCCTGCGCCTGgaggctgggctctgcctctATGGGAATGACATCGATGAGACCACCACACCTGCTGAGGCTGGGCTGATGTGGACCTTGG GGAAGCGCCGGCGCATGGCCATGGACTTCCCTGGCGCGGCAATCATCATGGCACAAGTGAAAGAGAAGCCAAAGCGCAAGCGCGTGGGGCTGACGTCGGTGGGACCCCCCATACGGCCCCACATGGCCATCCTGAGCTCCGAGGGCACTCCTGTGG GCACCGTGACCAGCGGCTGCCCCTCACCCTCCCTGGGCAAGAACATCGCCATGGGCTATGTGGAGGCAGCGCACAGCCGGGCTGGCACCACACTCACCGTTGAGGTGCGGAAGAAGCAGCACCCGGCCCTTGTCACCAAGA
- the AMT gene encoding aminomethyltransferase, mitochondrial isoform X4, with amino-acid sequence MLRTGCRAAVSRRPPQGSAPRRGAGEAAAAGEGLKRTPLDALHRSRGGRMVPFAGWSLPLHYEQGHLQSHLHTRSRCSLFDVSHMLQTRVYGQDRIRFMESLVVGDIAELKPGQGTLTLLTNERGGIMDDLIVTNTLEDHLYVVSNASCADKDLAIMRGRAAELQATGSDIHVEVLDNALLALQGPSMARVLQTGLSDDLAKLSFMNSITTTVFGVPGCRVTRCGYTGEDGVEISVPAGRAVELAEQLLGVPEVWPAGLAARDSLRLEAGLCLYGNDIDETTTPAEAGLMWTLGKRRRMAMDFPGAAIIMAQVKEKPKRKRVGLTSVGPPIRPHMAILSSEGTPVGTVTSGCPSPSLGKNIAMGYVEAAHSRAGTTLTVEVRKKQHPALVTKMPFVPTQYYMAK; translated from the exons ATGCTGCGGACGGGCTGCCGCGCCGCCGTGTCCCGGCGGCCCCCGCAGGGCTCCGCTCCTCGCCGCGGGGccggggaggcggcggcggcgggggaaGGTCTGAAGCGGACGCCGCTGGACGCGCTGCACCGGTCCCGAGGCGGGCGGATGGTGCCGTTCGCCGGCTGGAGCCTTCCGCTGCACTACGAGCAAGGCCACCTCCAGTCCCACCTGCACACCCGCAGCAGATGCTCGCTCTTCGATGTCTCACACATGCTGCAG ACTCGTGTGTACGGCCAGGACCGCATCAGGTTCATGGAGAGTTTGGTGGTGGGGGACATCGCTGAGCTGAAGCCAGGACAG GGCACCCTAACACTGCTCACCAATGAGAGAGGTGGCATCATGGATGACCTCATCGTCACCAACACACTGGAAGATCACCTCTACGTGGTGTCCAATGCCAGCTGCGCTGACAAGGACTTGGCCATCATGAGG ggcagagcagcagagttGCAAGCCACCGGCAGTGACATTCACGTGGAGGTGTTGGACAACgctctgctggctctgcaaG GTCCCTCCATGGCACGGGTGCTGCAGACAGGGCTGTCAGATGACCTAGCCAAGCTCTCCTTCATGAATAGCATCACCACAACGGTCTTTGGCGTGCCAGGCTGCCGGGTCACACGCTGCGGCTACACTGGCGAGGATGGCGTGGAG ATCTCAGTGCCCGCAGGGCGGGCAGTGGAACTGGCTGAGCAGCTGCTGGGTGTCCCGGAGGTGTGGccggcagggctggcagccagGGACAGCCTGCGCCTGgaggctgggctctgcctctATGGGAATGACATCGATGAGACCACCACACCTGCTGAGGCTGGGCTGATGTGGACCTTGG GGAAGCGCCGGCGCATGGCCATGGACTTCCCTGGCGCGGCAATCATCATGGCACAAGTGAAAGAGAAGCCAAAGCGCAAGCGCGTGGGGCTGACGTCGGTGGGACCCCCCATACGGCCCCACATGGCCATCCTGAGCTCCGAGGGCACTCCTGTGG GCACCGTGACCAGCGGCTGCCCCTCACCCTCCCTGGGCAAGAACATCGCCATGGGCTATGTGGAGGCAGCGCACAGCCGGGCTGGCACCACACTCACCGTTGAGGTGCGGAAGAAGCAGCACCCGGCCCTTGTCACCAAGA
- the AMT gene encoding aminomethyltransferase, mitochondrial isoform X2, with product MLRTGCRAAVSRRPPQGSAPRRGAGEAAAAGEGLKRTPLDALHRSRGGRMVPFAGWSLPLHYEQGHLQSHLHTRSRCSLFDVSHMLQTRVYGQDRIRFMESLVVGDIAELKPGQGTLTLLTNERGGIMDDLIVTNTLEDHLYVVSNASCADKDLAIMRVHGCLNPVGGGKHGGNESSHLLGISVAACTEVAMPTHGVGPHGSSSLSPWQGRAAELQATGSDIHVEVLDNALLALQGPSMARVLQTGLSDDLAKLSFMNSITTTVFGVPGCRVTRCGYTGEDGVEISVPAGRAVELAEQLLGVPEVWPAGLAARDSLRLEAGLCLYGNDIDETTTPAEAGLMWTLGRLWPCPLPPWGKQRGEVSPGPQQGRRGPGDIKDPHPSLPHREAPAHGHGLPWRGNHHGTSEREAKAQARGADVGGTPHTAPHGHPELRGHSCGHRDQRLPLTLPGQEHRHGLCGGSAQPGWHHTHR from the exons ATGCTGCGGACGGGCTGCCGCGCCGCCGTGTCCCGGCGGCCCCCGCAGGGCTCCGCTCCTCGCCGCGGGGccggggaggcggcggcggcgggggaaGGTCTGAAGCGGACGCCGCTGGACGCGCTGCACCGGTCCCGAGGCGGGCGGATGGTGCCGTTCGCCGGCTGGAGCCTTCCGCTGCACTACGAGCAAGGCCACCTCCAGTCCCACCTGCACACCCGCAGCAGATGCTCGCTCTTCGATGTCTCACACATGCTGCAG ACTCGTGTGTACGGCCAGGACCGCATCAGGTTCATGGAGAGTTTGGTGGTGGGGGACATCGCTGAGCTGAAGCCAGGACAG GGCACCCTAACACTGCTCACCAATGAGAGAGGTGGCATCATGGATGACCTCATCGTCACCAACACACTGGAAGATCACCTCTACGTGGTGTCCAATGCCAGCTGCGCTGACAAGGACTTGGCCATCATGAGGGTACATGGCTGCCTGAACCCTGTGGGAGGGGGGAAGCACGGTGGGAATGAGTCCTCCCACCTCTTGGGGATATCTGTGGCTGCATGCACAGAGGTGGCTATGCCCACACATGGGGTTGGCCCCCATGGCAGCAGTTCACTGTCACCCtggcagggcagagcagcagagttGCAAGCCACCGGCAGTGACATTCACGTGGAGGTGTTGGACAACgctctgctggctctgcaaG GTCCCTCCATGGCACGGGTGCTGCAGACAGGGCTGTCAGATGACCTAGCCAAGCTCTCCTTCATGAATAGCATCACCACAACGGTCTTTGGCGTGCCAGGCTGCCGGGTCACACGCTGCGGCTACACTGGCGAGGATGGCGTGGAG ATCTCAGTGCCCGCAGGGCGGGCAGTGGAACTGGCTGAGCAGCTGCTGGGTGTCCCGGAGGTGTGGccggcagggctggcagccagGGACAGCCTGCGCCTGgaggctgggctctgcctctATGGGAATGACATCGATGAGACCACCACACCTGCTGAGGCTGGGCTGATGTGGACCTTGGGTAGGCTGTGGCCATGTCCACTTCCTCCTTGGGGCAAGCAGAGGGGTGAGGTGTCCCCAGGTCCCCAACAGGGCAGAAGGGGACCAGGAGACATCAAAGACCCTCACCCGTCTCTGCCCCACAGGGAAGCGCCGGCGCATGGCCATGGACTTCCCTGGCGCGGCAATCATCATGGCACAAGTGAAAGAGAAGCCAAAGCGCAAGCGCGTGGGGCTGACGTCGGTGGGACCCCCCATACGGCCCCACATGGCCATCCTGAGCTCCGAGGGCACTCCTGTGG GCACCGTGACCAGCGGCTGCCCCTCACCCTCCCTGGGCAAGAACATCGCCATGGGCTATGTGGAGGCAGCGCACAGCCGGGCTGGCACCACACTCACCGTTGA
- the AMT gene encoding aminomethyltransferase, mitochondrial isoform X5, with translation MDDLIVTNTLEDHLYVVSNASCADKDLAIMRVHGCLNPVGGGKHGGNESSHLLGISVAACTEVAMPTHGVGPHGSSSLSPWQGRAAELQATGSDIHVEVLDNALLALQGPSMARVLQTGLSDDLAKLSFMNSITTTVFGVPGCRVTRCGYTGEDGVEISVPAGRAVELAEQLLGVPEVWPAGLAARDSLRLEAGLCLYGNDIDETTTPAEAGLMWTLGRLWPCPLPPWGKQRGEVSPGPQQGRRGPGDIKDPHPSLPHREAPAHGHGLPWRGNHHGTSEREAKAQARGADVGGTPHTAPHGHPELRGHSCGHRDQRLPLTLPGQEHRHGLCGGSAQPGWHHTHR, from the exons ATGGATGACCTCATCGTCACCAACACACTGGAAGATCACCTCTACGTGGTGTCCAATGCCAGCTGCGCTGACAAGGACTTGGCCATCATGAGGGTACATGGCTGCCTGAACCCTGTGGGAGGGGGGAAGCACGGTGGGAATGAGTCCTCCCACCTCTTGGGGATATCTGTGGCTGCATGCACAGAGGTGGCTATGCCCACACATGGGGTTGGCCCCCATGGCAGCAGTTCACTGTCACCCtggcagggcagagcagcagagttGCAAGCCACCGGCAGTGACATTCACGTGGAGGTGTTGGACAACgctctgctggctctgcaaG GTCCCTCCATGGCACGGGTGCTGCAGACAGGGCTGTCAGATGACCTAGCCAAGCTCTCCTTCATGAATAGCATCACCACAACGGTCTTTGGCGTGCCAGGCTGCCGGGTCACACGCTGCGGCTACACTGGCGAGGATGGCGTGGAG ATCTCAGTGCCCGCAGGGCGGGCAGTGGAACTGGCTGAGCAGCTGCTGGGTGTCCCGGAGGTGTGGccggcagggctggcagccagGGACAGCCTGCGCCTGgaggctgggctctgcctctATGGGAATGACATCGATGAGACCACCACACCTGCTGAGGCTGGGCTGATGTGGACCTTGGGTAGGCTGTGGCCATGTCCACTTCCTCCTTGGGGCAAGCAGAGGGGTGAGGTGTCCCCAGGTCCCCAACAGGGCAGAAGGGGACCAGGAGACATCAAAGACCCTCACCCGTCTCTGCCCCACAGGGAAGCGCCGGCGCATGGCCATGGACTTCCCTGGCGCGGCAATCATCATGGCACAAGTGAAAGAGAAGCCAAAGCGCAAGCGCGTGGGGCTGACGTCGGTGGGACCCCCCATACGGCCCCACATGGCCATCCTGAGCTCCGAGGGCACTCCTGTGG GCACCGTGACCAGCGGCTGCCCCTCACCCTCCCTGGGCAAGAACATCGCCATGGGCTATGTGGAGGCAGCGCACAGCCGGGCTGGCACCACACTCACCGTTGA